From Xiphophorus hellerii strain 12219 chromosome 20, Xiphophorus_hellerii-4.1, whole genome shotgun sequence, the proteins below share one genomic window:
- the tmem74b gene encoding transmembrane protein 74B, giving the protein MESLNAVELRELQRRGGSASGGRCAAGGFENVSYQQDEESDEPGPAATRVCPSRTSTLQVSPESCDDEDGGAAGGGGGDEGVGLAAPGPADGRSADLGFVVALVLLVSGIVLVAVAYTVPRDAGVDPDSVSARQMEKLELHYARLGSHLDRCIIAGLGLLTLGGMFLSVLLMVSICRGEMYRRRAAFVRPKRTYGSINLRMKQLATGEADGDGVERILVENTQPGSSRDQNSEPEPSRTPAAASAECGV; this is encoded by the exons ATGGAGTCTCTGAACGCCGTGGAGCTCCGGGAGCTGCAGCGCCGCGGCGGCTCGGCCAGCGGGGGGCGCTGCGCCGCCGGAGGCTTCGAGAACGTCTCCTACCAGCAGGACGAGGAGTCGGACGAGCCGGGACCGGCTGCGACCCGCGTCTGTCCATCCAGAACCAGCACG ctgcaggtttCTCCAGAGTCGTGTGACGATGAGGATGGCGGCGccgctggaggaggaggaggtgatgaAGGTGTGGGCCTGGCGGCGCCGGGCCCGGCTGACGGCCGCTCTGCGGACCTGGGCTTCGTGGTGGcgctggttctgctggtgaGCGGCATCGTGCTGGTGGCGGTGGCCTACACCGTCCCCCGGGACGCCGGCGTGGATCCGGACTCGGTGTCGGCCCGGCAGATGGAGAAGCTGGAACTGCACTACGCCCGCCTGGGCTCGCACCTGGACAGGTGCATCATCGCCGGGCTGGGCCTGCTGACGCTGGGCGGGATGTTCCTGTCCGTCCTGCTCATGGTCTCCATCTGCCGGGGCGAGATGTACCGCCGCCGCGCCGCCTTCGTCCGGCCCAAAAGGACCTACGGCTCCATCAACCTGAGGATGAAGCAGCTGGCGACCGGAGAGGCGGACGGAGATGGAGTGGAGCGGATTCTGGTGGAAAACACACAACCAGGGTCCAGCCGGGACCAGaactcagaaccagaaccgagcaGAACGCCGGCTGCTGCTTCAGCTGAATGTGGAGTTTAG